In Uranotaenia lowii strain MFRU-FL chromosome 2, ASM2978415v1, whole genome shotgun sequence, one genomic interval encodes:
- the LOC129746114 gene encoding STE20-like serine/threonine-protein kinase isoform X2 — protein MSFLNNLKKVFHLGGGEAKKKRIFNNIRMDTDPADFWDMIGELGDGAFGKVYKAQNKETRQLAAAKMCALEDEENLSDHMVEIDILSEIRHENIVELYEAYSIDDKLWMLIEYCDGGALDSIMVELEKPLTEQQIAYVCKHMCEGLNHLHKNKVIHRDLKAGNVLLTMDGGVKLADFGVSAKNKHTLQKHDTFIGTPYWMAPELVLCETFRDNPYDFKVDIWSLGITLIELAQMEPPNSEMSPMRVLLKIQKSDPPKLDQPSKWSKAFNEFLAKALVKDPQQRPSTDVLLSLPFISPNLDSKPIKDLLLEYKADVVEEELVDEEAEKAKRQAKRRSLYQREPRNSALPLDLDDDSSSLQSQETFKHTPTSLSKSSRDSKESTPVPVEDESRAKPLPAAAASNSNATAQSQPPATAATTTTPPTPTKATIVASDSNSYVQSDAKKSPTSVPAPVLPQQTAAAQSRNATSAKHDSAETVESVANTSGNSSSSSSSSSSHSEVEKKGVIKKEKGPAPPPPQTPSSPSSRNAPGNLVVGSSTQTNVPPTPPETPQTPGTKGVDRPDNITASKTSPVQPVISRQTSTDDILKSPKKDYAPSPPKVSPSTKDSPASTPAPLPSDAVVVKSPAKRRINSNELRSNDFDEPKDLTSPAAIPKSSPEFEDEQDQPYHLYHPIPPPLLPDDEIRITSTPNSKINSNNTQTTITINNDTVLADPSNSLATNVSQVTVVTSHPPVIIDNSVVPSGSSSSASSTKSFGSSQRRAQQQQRVITPKDGSSEVVIVSNELNRTHVNESSTDDDFQSLDSLENLSPKYRKQQRELQRSGSGQIARKLDESEVLIVSSSYVGDQDQEHRLSEQDDFINDELFIGNNHNNSKLLDTSHVSVVTVGEEEIKVKDSSHHAHQINNSHHHLHQQLNHLHNHHDSISDLSNVSCGPSESSDDVKVMDGALNHPAAVIHPGGTTSTSSVSTGSTVTAAGGGGSFTQRSPSGSSISSPPLRSAGGSSNKLNGDFNRSREDVSIIVNKRKIVDKHRISPDSSVGSMDGGGSVRSASTPLHLFHHPQQQHLHSPHQQQHVTGGGKHMDRSDAESIATTTSHDSREQSVDEEVTLRRKPPVVDTEEDKVPPIIATTNNKPKSNQRNFSKEEIHLQNLKKKTRKRTRKFEIDGVQVTTTTSKVIYSDEDSNKLYDDHLFRKQELRELKMLQKQEKKQFYELQQKESVAKEQQEKKFEQERLQLERTFEADMDVLARQHRQTVEKYEQQQETELRNTSKKIRAEQERDLKLFRDSLKQEIRLLKQEVDLLPKEKRKDEFRKRKMAMEIEHEEREKNFLSTLSENHELALRRISEIYREKLSAADKGYLQQKQTAMRTREAMLWELEEKHIHDKHQLAKRHVKDLCFMQRHQMIIRHEKELDQIKRMISRKEEELLKRQTIERRALPKRIRAERKARDMMFRESLRISMTTDPELEREKLKKFQEQEKKRYTQEQIRFETKHSKQLEELRATSDGSIRELEQLQNEKRKQLLEHESAKLRECDEALQKELREWKSQLLPRKQAIKKELDQQLDQYEHKWGPVDRREFDGEFVVPPEIRNRTNSLNTRSLRLHGGLLSISRSRTFLSLPVANGRNSIHSSVPDLSRSLPNTPNTAHKLAVASSYDSVLEENENENLAPYQAGPIEGQSAIKYVFTDDGVHLRRKSEDLLSGKRTKLPVKNKNYRENGAGSRYVPSMPPLQNHSRQNSEPSNRIIPIRVNPVKKPGNIFEAMTNRTTISGGATTYGGGTMPRTSNSGWGNSRLGANNCSSDANINKLTTFGSARGGAPLQQNSDARNSDASGVPNSGLKLSPSTPILLSPGKDTDSAA, from the exons ATGTCGTTCCTAAACAACCTGAAGAAGGTGTTCCACCTTGGCGGTGGAGAGGCCAAGAAGAAGCGCATTTTCAACAACATTCGCATGGATACGGATCCGGCAGATTTCTGGGACATGATCGGGGAGCTTGGCGATGGCGCATTTGGCAAGGTTTACAAGGCGCAGAACAAGGAAACCCGGCAACTGGCGGCAGCAAAAATGTGTGCCCTAGAGGACGAGGAAAATCTCAGTGATCATATGGTGGAGATCGATATTTTGTCGGAGATCAGACACGAAAACATCGTGGAACTGTATGAGGCGTATTCCATCGATGATAAACTTTGG ATGCTGATAGAATATTGTGATGGCGGTGCCTTAGATAGTATTATGGTTGAGCTGGAGAAACCACTGACGGAGCAACAGATTGCGTACGTGTGCAAGCACATGTGCGAAGGACTGAACCATCTGCATAAGAATAAGGTAATCCATCGAGATCTTAAGGCTGGTAACGTGCTACTGACGATGGATGGCGGCGTCAAGCTAG CGGATTTCGGAGTGTCGGCCAAGAACAAACACACCCTGCAGAAGCACGACACCTTCATCGGAACGCCCTACTGGATGGCACCGGAGCTGGTGTTGTGCGAAACGTTTCGAGACAATCCGTACGATTTCAAGGTAGACATTTGGTCCCTGGGCATCACGTTGATCGAGCTGGCCCAGATGGAACCTCCGAACAGTGAAATGTCCCCGATGCGGGTTCTGCTCAAAATCCAGAAGAGTGATCCACCCAAATTGGATCAGCCATCAAAGTGGTCCAAAGCCTTCAATGAGTTCCTGGCGAAAGCATTGGTGAAG GACCCACAACAAAGGCCATCAACGGATGTTTTGCTGAGTCTACCGTTTATCAGTCCCAACTTGGATTCCAAACCCATTAAGGATCTGCTGCTAGAGTATAAAGCAGATGTGGTGGAAGAAGAGTTGGTGGATGAAGAGGCAGAG AAAGCTAAAAGACAGGCGAAGCGTAGATCACTCTATCAGAGG GAACCCCGCAATTCTGCGCTACCACTCGATCTGGACGATGACTCTTCGTCACTACAAAGTCAAGAAACCTTTAAAC ATACACCCACATCCCTATCGAAATCGTCCAGAGATTCGAAAGAGTCTACCCCCGTTCCTGTTGAAGACGAAAGCAGAGCGAAGCCGTTGCCAGCGGCTGCAGCCAGCAATAGTAATGCCACAGCACAATCGCAACCGCCGGCAACTGCGGCAACCACAACAACACCACCAACACCTACGAAAGCAACGATTGTGGCTAGTGATAGTAATAGTTATGTACAAAGTGATGCCAAGAAATCACCAACGTCTGTTCCTGCTCCAGTGCTACCGCAGCAAACAGCAGCCGCCCAGTCGCGGAATGCCACATCGGCCAAACATGATTCAGCGGAGACTGTGGAGTCCGTTGCCAATACGAGTGGCAACagcagtagtagtagtagtagtagctCTAGCCATTCAGAGGTTGAAAAGAAAGGTGTCATCAAGAAGGAGAAAGGTCCGGCACCTCCGCCACCGCAAACTCCTTCATCTCCGAGTAGTAGAAACGCACCAGGTAACCTGGTGGTTGGCTCGTCAACTCAAACGAATGTTCCTCCAACTCCACCTGAAACACCGCAAACACCTGGAACGAAGGGTGTCGATCGGCCAGACAACATTACCGCATCCAAAACGTCCCCCGTGCAACCGGTTATTTCTCGACAAACTAGCACTGATGATATCCTGAAATCGCCAAAGAAGGATTACGCTCCTTCGCCACCGAAAGTATCTCCGTCTACTAAAGATAGTCCTGCATCTACTCCAGCACCTTTGCCGAGTGATGCCGTTGTCGTAAAGAGTCCCGCAAAGCGAAGGATCAATTCTAATGAGCTACGATCGAATGATTTTGATGAACCCAAAGACCTAACATCACCTGCTGCCATTCCAAAATCCTCACCAGAGTTCGAAGACGAGCAAGATCAGCCGTATCACCTGTACCACCCAATCCCTCCACCGCTGCTGCCGGATGACGAAATTCGAATAACATCGACGCCAAACAGCAAGATCAACAGTAACAATACCCAGACTACAATAACGATCAACAACGACACTGTGCTAGCGGACCCCTCCAATAGTCTTGCCACTAATGTAAGCCAGGTAACAGTGGTTACGAGTCATCCACCAGTGATTATTGATAATTCTGTGGTTCCATCCGGATCTTCGTCGTCTGCTTCGTCCACGAAATCTTTCGGATCGTCGCAGCGAAGAGCACAGCAACAACAGCGGGTGATAACGCCAAAGGACGGAAGCAGTGAAGTGGTGATCGTTTCCAATGAACTTAACAGAACTCACGTCAACGAATCGTCCACCGATGACGATTTCCAGTCGCTGGATAGTTTGGAAAATCTTTCTCCCAAATACCGAAAACAACAGCGAGAACTACAACGTTCAGGTTCCGGACAAATAGCTCGAAAGTTGGACGAAAGTGAGGTTTTGATTGTCAGTTCCAGTTACGTGGGTGATCAAGATCAAGAGCATCGGTTGTCAGAGCAAGATGATTTCATCAATGATGAATTGTTTATAG GTAATAATCATAACAACAGTAAACTGTTGGACACTAGTCACGTTTCAGTGGTCACGGTGGGAGAGGAAGAGATCAAGGTGAAGGATTCCTCGCACCATGCCCACCAGATCAATAACAGCCACCATCACCTGCATCAACAACTAAATCACCTGCATAATCACCACGATTCCATTAGCGATCTGTCTAATGTGAGCTGTGGCCCGAGCGAGTCTAGCGACGATGTGAAGGTCATGGATGGTGCACTAAACCATCCGGCAGCGGTGATACATCCAGGTGGTACCACGAGTACGAGTAGCGTCAGTACTGGTAGCACCGTAACGGCAGCAGGAGGCGGGGGAAGTTTCACGCAGCGATCTCCCTCGGGAtcatcgatttcatcaccacCACTCAGGAGTGCTGGTGGATCTAGTAATAAGCTAAATGGTGACTTCAATCGAAGTCGAGAAGATGTCAGTATAATAGTAAATAAGCGAAAAATAGTGGACAAGCATAGGATTTCCCCCGATAGTAGTGTTGGTTCGATGGATGGTGGTGGGTCGGTCAGATCGGCTAGTACCCCCTTGCATCTGTTCCATCATCCGCAACAGCAACATCTTCACAGCCCACATCAGCAGCAACACGTCACTGGTGGTGGCAAACACATGGATCGTAGTGATGCCGAAAGTATAGCTACTACAACTAGTCACGACAGCCGAGAACAATCGGTTGACGAAGAAGTAACGTTGCGGCGGAAGCCTCCAGTGGTCGACACCGAGGAGGACAAGGTTCCACCAATCATCGCTACTACCAACAACAAACCCAAGTCAAATCAGCGAAACTTCAGCAAGGAGGAGATCCATCTGCAAAACCTCAAGAAAAAGACACGTAAGCGGACGAGAAAATTCGAAATTGACGGAGTCCAAGTCACGACAACGACGAGCAAGGTTATCTACAGCGATGAGGACAGCAACAAACTTTACGACGATCACCTGTTCCGAAAGCAAGAGCTTCGTGAGTTAAAAATGCTACAGAAGCAGGAGAAGAAACAGTTCTACGAACTGCAACAGAAGGAATCCGTTGCCAAAGAGCAGCAGGAGAAAAAGTTCGAACAGGAACGCCTCCAACTTGAACGCACATTTGAAGCCGACATGGATGTGTTGGCGCGGCAACACCGACAGACGGTGGAAAAGTACGAACAGCAACAAGAGACTGAGCTTAGGAATACTTCCAAGAAAATTCGTGCGGAACAGGAACGTGATTTGAAGCTG TTCCGCGACAGCCTGAAGCAGGAGATTCGGTTGCTCAAGCAGGAGGTTGACCTACTACCCAAAGAGAAGCGAAAAGACGAGTTCCGGAAGCGTAAAATGGCCATGGAAATCGAACACGAGGAACGGGAGAAGAACTTCCTGTCGACTCTGTCTGAGAACCACGAGCTGGCGCTGCGACGGATCAGCGAAATCTACCGGGAGAAGCTGTCCGCCGCGGACAAGGGCTACCTGCAACAGAAGCAAACG GCAATGCGAACCCGAGAGGCTATGCTTTGGGAGCTGGAGGAGAAACATATCCACGATAAACATCAGTTGGCGAAGCGGCACGTGAAGGATCTTTGCTTCATGCAGCGGCACCAGATGATCATTCGCCACGAAAAAGAACTGGACCAAATCAAGAG aatgaTTTCTCGCAAAGAGGAAGAACTGTTGAAGCGGCAAACAATTGAAAGGCGAGCTCTGCCCAAACGGATTCGTGCCGAACGGAAGGCTCGGGATATGATGTTCCGTGAATCGCTACGGATATCGATGACCACGGACCCCGAGCTGGAAAGGGAGAAGCTAAAGAAG TTCCAGGAGCAGGAAAAGAAACGTTACACACAGGAGCAGATCCGATTCGAAACTAAGCACAGTAAGCAGCTGGAAGAGTTGCGAGCTACCTCAGATGGTTCCATTCG AGAATTGGAACAATTGCAAAACGAAAAGCGCAAACAGTTGCTGGAGCACGAATCGGCCAAACTGCGCGAGTGTGACGAGGCCCTGCAGAAGGAGCTGCGCGAATGGAAGTCCCAGCTGCTCCCGAGGAAACAG GCTATAAAGAAAGAGCTCGATCAGCAGTTGGACCAGTACGAGCACAAATGGGGCCCAGTAGATCGACGTGAATTCGACGGTGAATTTGTGGTTCCGCCGGAAATTCGGAATCGTACCAATTCCCTCAATACCCGTTCCCTACGTCTGCACGGTGGGCTGCTTAGCATTTCCCGATCCCGTACCTTCCTTTCCCTTCCGGTGGCTAATGGCCGCAACAGCATACACAGTTCGGTACCGGACTTAAGTCGTTCCCTTCCTAACACGCCAAACACGGCCCACAAATTAGCGGTAGCGTCTTCCTATGATTCGGTTTTGgaggaaaacgaaaacgaaaatttaGCTCCATATCAGGCAGGTCCTATCGAGGGGCAATCGGCTATCAAATACGTGTTTACCGACGATGGTGTACATTTGCGTCGAAAGTCGGAAGATTTACTCTCCGGAAAGAGAACTAAGCTTCCAGTTAAGAACAAAAATTATCGCGAAAATGGAGCAGGCTCACGATATGTACCGAGTATGCCTCCCCTTCAGAATCATTCTAGACAAAATTCAGAACCTAGTAACAGAATTATTCCAATTCGGGTTAATCCAGTTAAAAAACCGGGAAATATTTTCGAAGCAATGACGAATAGAACCACAATTAGTGGTGGGGCGACGACATATGGCGGTGGAACCATGCCTAGAACTAGTAACTCCGGGTGGGGCAACAGTCGTTTAGGTGCCAATAACTGTTCTTCCGATGCTAATATAAATAAGTTAACGACTTTTGGTTCGGCCAGAGGTGGAGCTCCACTGCAACAAAATTCCGATGCTCGCAATTCTGATGCATCAGGTGTTCCAAACTCCGGATTGAAACTTTCCCCGTCCACCCCCATATTGTTATCACCTGGTAAAGATACCGATTCCGCCGCTTAG
- the LOC129746114 gene encoding STE20-like serine/threonine-protein kinase isoform X1, which yields MSFLNNLKKVFHLGGGEAKKKRIFNNIRMDTDPADFWDMIGELGDGAFGKVYKAQNKETRQLAAAKMCALEDEENLSDHMVEIDILSEIRHENIVELYEAYSIDDKLWMLIEYCDGGALDSIMVELEKPLTEQQIAYVCKHMCEGLNHLHKNKVIHRDLKAGNVLLTMDGGVKLADFGVSAKNKHTLQKHDTFIGTPYWMAPELVLCETFRDNPYDFKVDIWSLGITLIELAQMEPPNSEMSPMRVLLKIQKSDPPKLDQPSKWSKAFNEFLAKALVKDPQQRPSTDVLLSLPFISPNLDSKPIKDLLLEYKADVVEEELVDEEAEKAKRQAKRRSLYQREPRNSALPLDLDDDSSSLQSQETFKLPDTPTSLSKSSRDSKESTPVPVEDESRAKPLPAAAASNSNATAQSQPPATAATTTTPPTPTKATIVASDSNSYVQSDAKKSPTSVPAPVLPQQTAAAQSRNATSAKHDSAETVESVANTSGNSSSSSSSSSSHSEVEKKGVIKKEKGPAPPPPQTPSSPSSRNAPGNLVVGSSTQTNVPPTPPETPQTPGTKGVDRPDNITASKTSPVQPVISRQTSTDDILKSPKKDYAPSPPKVSPSTKDSPASTPAPLPSDAVVVKSPAKRRINSNELRSNDFDEPKDLTSPAAIPKSSPEFEDEQDQPYHLYHPIPPPLLPDDEIRITSTPNSKINSNNTQTTITINNDTVLADPSNSLATNVSQVTVVTSHPPVIIDNSVVPSGSSSSASSTKSFGSSQRRAQQQQRVITPKDGSSEVVIVSNELNRTHVNESSTDDDFQSLDSLENLSPKYRKQQRELQRSGSGQIARKLDESEVLIVSSSYVGDQDQEHRLSEQDDFINDELFIGNNHNNSKLLDTSHVSVVTVGEEEIKVKDSSHHAHQINNSHHHLHQQLNHLHNHHDSISDLSNVSCGPSESSDDVKVMDGALNHPAAVIHPGGTTSTSSVSTGSTVTAAGGGGSFTQRSPSGSSISSPPLRSAGGSSNKLNGDFNRSREDVSIIVNKRKIVDKHRISPDSSVGSMDGGGSVRSASTPLHLFHHPQQQHLHSPHQQQHVTGGGKHMDRSDAESIATTTSHDSREQSVDEEVTLRRKPPVVDTEEDKVPPIIATTNNKPKSNQRNFSKEEIHLQNLKKKTRKRTRKFEIDGVQVTTTTSKVIYSDEDSNKLYDDHLFRKQELRELKMLQKQEKKQFYELQQKESVAKEQQEKKFEQERLQLERTFEADMDVLARQHRQTVEKYEQQQETELRNTSKKIRAEQERDLKLFRDSLKQEIRLLKQEVDLLPKEKRKDEFRKRKMAMEIEHEEREKNFLSTLSENHELALRRISEIYREKLSAADKGYLQQKQTAMRTREAMLWELEEKHIHDKHQLAKRHVKDLCFMQRHQMIIRHEKELDQIKRMISRKEEELLKRQTIERRALPKRIRAERKARDMMFRESLRISMTTDPELEREKLKKFQEQEKKRYTQEQIRFETKHSKQLEELRATSDGSIRELEQLQNEKRKQLLEHESAKLRECDEALQKELREWKSQLLPRKQAIKKELDQQLDQYEHKWGPVDRREFDGEFVVPPEIRNRTNSLNTRSLRLHGGLLSISRSRTFLSLPVANGRNSIHSSVPDLSRSLPNTPNTAHKLAVASSYDSVLEENENENLAPYQAGPIEGQSAIKYVFTDDGVHLRRKSEDLLSGKRTKLPVKNKNYRENGAGSRYVPSMPPLQNHSRQNSEPSNRIIPIRVNPVKKPGNIFEAMTNRTTISGGATTYGGGTMPRTSNSGWGNSRLGANNCSSDANINKLTTFGSARGGAPLQQNSDARNSDASGVPNSGLKLSPSTPILLSPGKDTDSAA from the exons ATGTCGTTCCTAAACAACCTGAAGAAGGTGTTCCACCTTGGCGGTGGAGAGGCCAAGAAGAAGCGCATTTTCAACAACATTCGCATGGATACGGATCCGGCAGATTTCTGGGACATGATCGGGGAGCTTGGCGATGGCGCATTTGGCAAGGTTTACAAGGCGCAGAACAAGGAAACCCGGCAACTGGCGGCAGCAAAAATGTGTGCCCTAGAGGACGAGGAAAATCTCAGTGATCATATGGTGGAGATCGATATTTTGTCGGAGATCAGACACGAAAACATCGTGGAACTGTATGAGGCGTATTCCATCGATGATAAACTTTGG ATGCTGATAGAATATTGTGATGGCGGTGCCTTAGATAGTATTATGGTTGAGCTGGAGAAACCACTGACGGAGCAACAGATTGCGTACGTGTGCAAGCACATGTGCGAAGGACTGAACCATCTGCATAAGAATAAGGTAATCCATCGAGATCTTAAGGCTGGTAACGTGCTACTGACGATGGATGGCGGCGTCAAGCTAG CGGATTTCGGAGTGTCGGCCAAGAACAAACACACCCTGCAGAAGCACGACACCTTCATCGGAACGCCCTACTGGATGGCACCGGAGCTGGTGTTGTGCGAAACGTTTCGAGACAATCCGTACGATTTCAAGGTAGACATTTGGTCCCTGGGCATCACGTTGATCGAGCTGGCCCAGATGGAACCTCCGAACAGTGAAATGTCCCCGATGCGGGTTCTGCTCAAAATCCAGAAGAGTGATCCACCCAAATTGGATCAGCCATCAAAGTGGTCCAAAGCCTTCAATGAGTTCCTGGCGAAAGCATTGGTGAAG GACCCACAACAAAGGCCATCAACGGATGTTTTGCTGAGTCTACCGTTTATCAGTCCCAACTTGGATTCCAAACCCATTAAGGATCTGCTGCTAGAGTATAAAGCAGATGTGGTGGAAGAAGAGTTGGTGGATGAAGAGGCAGAG AAAGCTAAAAGACAGGCGAAGCGTAGATCACTCTATCAGAGG GAACCCCGCAATTCTGCGCTACCACTCGATCTGGACGATGACTCTTCGTCACTACAAAGTCAAGAAACCTTTAAAC TTCCAGATACACCCACATCCCTATCGAAATCGTCCAGAGATTCGAAAGAGTCTACCCCCGTTCCTGTTGAAGACGAAAGCAGAGCGAAGCCGTTGCCAGCGGCTGCAGCCAGCAATAGTAATGCCACAGCACAATCGCAACCGCCGGCAACTGCGGCAACCACAACAACACCACCAACACCTACGAAAGCAACGATTGTGGCTAGTGATAGTAATAGTTATGTACAAAGTGATGCCAAGAAATCACCAACGTCTGTTCCTGCTCCAGTGCTACCGCAGCAAACAGCAGCCGCCCAGTCGCGGAATGCCACATCGGCCAAACATGATTCAGCGGAGACTGTGGAGTCCGTTGCCAATACGAGTGGCAACagcagtagtagtagtagtagtagctCTAGCCATTCAGAGGTTGAAAAGAAAGGTGTCATCAAGAAGGAGAAAGGTCCGGCACCTCCGCCACCGCAAACTCCTTCATCTCCGAGTAGTAGAAACGCACCAGGTAACCTGGTGGTTGGCTCGTCAACTCAAACGAATGTTCCTCCAACTCCACCTGAAACACCGCAAACACCTGGAACGAAGGGTGTCGATCGGCCAGACAACATTACCGCATCCAAAACGTCCCCCGTGCAACCGGTTATTTCTCGACAAACTAGCACTGATGATATCCTGAAATCGCCAAAGAAGGATTACGCTCCTTCGCCACCGAAAGTATCTCCGTCTACTAAAGATAGTCCTGCATCTACTCCAGCACCTTTGCCGAGTGATGCCGTTGTCGTAAAGAGTCCCGCAAAGCGAAGGATCAATTCTAATGAGCTACGATCGAATGATTTTGATGAACCCAAAGACCTAACATCACCTGCTGCCATTCCAAAATCCTCACCAGAGTTCGAAGACGAGCAAGATCAGCCGTATCACCTGTACCACCCAATCCCTCCACCGCTGCTGCCGGATGACGAAATTCGAATAACATCGACGCCAAACAGCAAGATCAACAGTAACAATACCCAGACTACAATAACGATCAACAACGACACTGTGCTAGCGGACCCCTCCAATAGTCTTGCCACTAATGTAAGCCAGGTAACAGTGGTTACGAGTCATCCACCAGTGATTATTGATAATTCTGTGGTTCCATCCGGATCTTCGTCGTCTGCTTCGTCCACGAAATCTTTCGGATCGTCGCAGCGAAGAGCACAGCAACAACAGCGGGTGATAACGCCAAAGGACGGAAGCAGTGAAGTGGTGATCGTTTCCAATGAACTTAACAGAACTCACGTCAACGAATCGTCCACCGATGACGATTTCCAGTCGCTGGATAGTTTGGAAAATCTTTCTCCCAAATACCGAAAACAACAGCGAGAACTACAACGTTCAGGTTCCGGACAAATAGCTCGAAAGTTGGACGAAAGTGAGGTTTTGATTGTCAGTTCCAGTTACGTGGGTGATCAAGATCAAGAGCATCGGTTGTCAGAGCAAGATGATTTCATCAATGATGAATTGTTTATAG GTAATAATCATAACAACAGTAAACTGTTGGACACTAGTCACGTTTCAGTGGTCACGGTGGGAGAGGAAGAGATCAAGGTGAAGGATTCCTCGCACCATGCCCACCAGATCAATAACAGCCACCATCACCTGCATCAACAACTAAATCACCTGCATAATCACCACGATTCCATTAGCGATCTGTCTAATGTGAGCTGTGGCCCGAGCGAGTCTAGCGACGATGTGAAGGTCATGGATGGTGCACTAAACCATCCGGCAGCGGTGATACATCCAGGTGGTACCACGAGTACGAGTAGCGTCAGTACTGGTAGCACCGTAACGGCAGCAGGAGGCGGGGGAAGTTTCACGCAGCGATCTCCCTCGGGAtcatcgatttcatcaccacCACTCAGGAGTGCTGGTGGATCTAGTAATAAGCTAAATGGTGACTTCAATCGAAGTCGAGAAGATGTCAGTATAATAGTAAATAAGCGAAAAATAGTGGACAAGCATAGGATTTCCCCCGATAGTAGTGTTGGTTCGATGGATGGTGGTGGGTCGGTCAGATCGGCTAGTACCCCCTTGCATCTGTTCCATCATCCGCAACAGCAACATCTTCACAGCCCACATCAGCAGCAACACGTCACTGGTGGTGGCAAACACATGGATCGTAGTGATGCCGAAAGTATAGCTACTACAACTAGTCACGACAGCCGAGAACAATCGGTTGACGAAGAAGTAACGTTGCGGCGGAAGCCTCCAGTGGTCGACACCGAGGAGGACAAGGTTCCACCAATCATCGCTACTACCAACAACAAACCCAAGTCAAATCAGCGAAACTTCAGCAAGGAGGAGATCCATCTGCAAAACCTCAAGAAAAAGACACGTAAGCGGACGAGAAAATTCGAAATTGACGGAGTCCAAGTCACGACAACGACGAGCAAGGTTATCTACAGCGATGAGGACAGCAACAAACTTTACGACGATCACCTGTTCCGAAAGCAAGAGCTTCGTGAGTTAAAAATGCTACAGAAGCAGGAGAAGAAACAGTTCTACGAACTGCAACAGAAGGAATCCGTTGCCAAAGAGCAGCAGGAGAAAAAGTTCGAACAGGAACGCCTCCAACTTGAACGCACATTTGAAGCCGACATGGATGTGTTGGCGCGGCAACACCGACAGACGGTGGAAAAGTACGAACAGCAACAAGAGACTGAGCTTAGGAATACTTCCAAGAAAATTCGTGCGGAACAGGAACGTGATTTGAAGCTG TTCCGCGACAGCCTGAAGCAGGAGATTCGGTTGCTCAAGCAGGAGGTTGACCTACTACCCAAAGAGAAGCGAAAAGACGAGTTCCGGAAGCGTAAAATGGCCATGGAAATCGAACACGAGGAACGGGAGAAGAACTTCCTGTCGACTCTGTCTGAGAACCACGAGCTGGCGCTGCGACGGATCAGCGAAATCTACCGGGAGAAGCTGTCCGCCGCGGACAAGGGCTACCTGCAACAGAAGCAAACG GCAATGCGAACCCGAGAGGCTATGCTTTGGGAGCTGGAGGAGAAACATATCCACGATAAACATCAGTTGGCGAAGCGGCACGTGAAGGATCTTTGCTTCATGCAGCGGCACCAGATGATCATTCGCCACGAAAAAGAACTGGACCAAATCAAGAG aatgaTTTCTCGCAAAGAGGAAGAACTGTTGAAGCGGCAAACAATTGAAAGGCGAGCTCTGCCCAAACGGATTCGTGCCGAACGGAAGGCTCGGGATATGATGTTCCGTGAATCGCTACGGATATCGATGACCACGGACCCCGAGCTGGAAAGGGAGAAGCTAAAGAAG TTCCAGGAGCAGGAAAAGAAACGTTACACACAGGAGCAGATCCGATTCGAAACTAAGCACAGTAAGCAGCTGGAAGAGTTGCGAGCTACCTCAGATGGTTCCATTCG AGAATTGGAACAATTGCAAAACGAAAAGCGCAAACAGTTGCTGGAGCACGAATCGGCCAAACTGCGCGAGTGTGACGAGGCCCTGCAGAAGGAGCTGCGCGAATGGAAGTCCCAGCTGCTCCCGAGGAAACAG GCTATAAAGAAAGAGCTCGATCAGCAGTTGGACCAGTACGAGCACAAATGGGGCCCAGTAGATCGACGTGAATTCGACGGTGAATTTGTGGTTCCGCCGGAAATTCGGAATCGTACCAATTCCCTCAATACCCGTTCCCTACGTCTGCACGGTGGGCTGCTTAGCATTTCCCGATCCCGTACCTTCCTTTCCCTTCCGGTGGCTAATGGCCGCAACAGCATACACAGTTCGGTACCGGACTTAAGTCGTTCCCTTCCTAACACGCCAAACACGGCCCACAAATTAGCGGTAGCGTCTTCCTATGATTCGGTTTTGgaggaaaacgaaaacgaaaatttaGCTCCATATCAGGCAGGTCCTATCGAGGGGCAATCGGCTATCAAATACGTGTTTACCGACGATGGTGTACATTTGCGTCGAAAGTCGGAAGATTTACTCTCCGGAAAGAGAACTAAGCTTCCAGTTAAGAACAAAAATTATCGCGAAAATGGAGCAGGCTCACGATATGTACCGAGTATGCCTCCCCTTCAGAATCATTCTAGACAAAATTCAGAACCTAGTAACAGAATTATTCCAATTCGGGTTAATCCAGTTAAAAAACCGGGAAATATTTTCGAAGCAATGACGAATAGAACCACAATTAGTGGTGGGGCGACGACATATGGCGGTGGAACCATGCCTAGAACTAGTAACTCCGGGTGGGGCAACAGTCGTTTAGGTGCCAATAACTGTTCTTCCGATGCTAATATAAATAAGTTAACGACTTTTGGTTCGGCCAGAGGTGGAGCTCCACTGCAACAAAATTCCGATGCTCGCAATTCTGATGCATCAGGTGTTCCAAACTCCGGATTGAAACTTTCCCCGTCCACCCCCATATTGTTATCACCTGGTAAAGATACCGATTCCGCCGCTTAG